A window from Desulfovibrio subterraneus encodes these proteins:
- a CDS encoding carbohydrate ABC transporter permease produces the protein MQPVFKRHGTAFLLLLPTLVILIFFLYLPTIQTFIMSLYQVGFLGLSKMFVGVENYQIIFTEPEYRDIMVNTLVFVLGSVSLSMALGLAFAVLANEKVTGARYYRLLLIWPYALPPAVAGVIFLFLFSAQVGIINYFLGLIFGITPDWLADPELAMTVVILSTVWKNVGYNVVFYLAALQNLPGDVLEAATIDGATGWQRFWRITFPLLSPMTFFLLIMNTIAAFFDVFAFIDLITKGGPSNGTTVFIYAIYRDGFEYFKSGLAAAQSVFLFLLVVVLTVLKFRLQKKVHYAN, from the coding sequence ATGCAGCCAGTGTTCAAGCGCCACGGAACAGCCTTTCTGCTGCTTCTGCCCACTCTTGTCATACTGATATTCTTTCTGTACCTGCCCACCATCCAGACCTTCATCATGTCTCTGTATCAGGTCGGATTTCTCGGGCTTTCAAAGATGTTCGTGGGGGTGGAGAATTACCAGATAATCTTCACCGAGCCGGAATACCGCGACATCATGGTCAACACGCTCGTGTTCGTGCTGGGCAGCGTTTCTCTCAGCATGGCTCTTGGGCTGGCCTTTGCAGTGCTTGCCAACGAAAAGGTCACGGGGGCGCGCTACTACCGCCTGCTGCTCATCTGGCCCTATGCCCTGCCCCCTGCCGTGGCGGGTGTCATCTTCCTGTTCCTGTTCTCTGCACAGGTCGGCATCATCAACTATTTCCTCGGTCTCATTTTCGGCATTACTCCCGACTGGCTCGCCGACCCCGAGCTCGCCATGACCGTGGTCATCCTTTCCACGGTATGGAAGAACGTGGGCTACAACGTGGTGTTCTATCTGGCAGCCTTGCAGAACCTGCCCGGTGACGTGCTCGAAGCCGCGACCATAGACGGTGCAACAGGCTGGCAGCGCTTCTGGCGCATCACGTTCCCGCTGCTGTCACCCATGACTTTTTTCCTGCTCATCATGAACACCATTGCCGCGTTCTTCGACGTGTTCGCCTTCATCGACCTGATCACCAAGGGCGGCCCCAGCAACGGCACAACCGTCTTCATCTACGCCATATACAGAGACGGATTCGAATACTTCAAGTCCGGCCTTGCGGCCGCGCAGTCCGTGTTCCTGTTCCTGCTGGTGGTGGTTCTCACCGTGCTCAAATTCAGACTGCAGAAAAAAGTGCATTACGCCAACTAG
- a CDS encoding c-type heme family protein: protein MHFPRPSTLQTKFLSGLTAATMVLGVCFAVGFYLHMRTVLEDEVRDKAKLIFLQVDSVQRYVRSTLRPRMYDVLPDQFVIEAMSTSFMSRAIMDGMRSEDGHLYRRVAISARNPKFEANALERELVGYFRTNKGEQLWQGYRDVDGEDFYIMARPVVFYDGCMRCHGNKEDAPQELLALYGDRGFNHVRDSIDGIDLVGLSVTDSVARLQRTIFGYFGFFALGAIVFFSVTNLLFKVLVMNNIKRLSAMFRDNLEITGGTELLNKLVERDEIEELEAGMQELNSHLLDARRQLEGYAENLRSMVEDRTRELLQEAQERRADVELFVHLLADMRSSNTRADLWHLTLPEIGRRFGAASVSYVCTFASQRHFSWPEQDVYPTLPDNWVDLLTESRTYLGKDTAIIPVESSEGNAEGLLCIRWNDPRVARRQNHELLQALGRQLGMAAENMSALDNLMRQMGALQSIVEGITDPLVLMDSAYGLVTANQAARDLASELSGGRITDGALLGLFGCTSAKGDCHIADTLASGRPHVEEVMLDGGRSFALNMYPIVTPPSVQDADDHRGRLHGRIVVYAREITREKRMLSQMQQSEKMITVGKLAAGLAHEINNPLGVILCYAELLRQNLGDEQQLQDLDVILRHTRQAQRVLKDLLNFARPKTSSYGECDAGRVAAALAEIFSVQAGKKGVAIMTNAKPGRLFVAMGENELEQVLSNLLLNALDAVPGRKGEVFVEVLPGNGDVRILVRDNGSGVPENNRSTIFDPFYTTKAPGAGTGLGLAIVYGMVTEAGGTIEVDRDAQLGGARFTVILPAAPIDNLQQEV from the coding sequence ATGCACTTCCCCCGTCCATCCACTCTGCAGACAAAATTTCTGTCTGGCCTCACCGCAGCCACCATGGTTCTTGGGGTCTGCTTTGCAGTAGGCTTCTACCTGCATATGCGCACCGTGCTCGAAGACGAGGTGCGCGACAAGGCCAAGCTCATCTTCCTGCAGGTGGATTCCGTTCAGCGCTACGTGCGTTCCACACTGCGCCCCCGCATGTATGATGTGCTGCCCGATCAGTTCGTGATCGAGGCCATGAGCACCTCGTTCATGTCCCGCGCCATCATGGACGGCATGCGCAGCGAAGACGGACACCTCTATCGACGCGTGGCCATATCCGCCCGCAATCCCAAGTTCGAGGCCAATGCGCTTGAGCGAGAACTTGTCGGATACTTCCGGACCAACAAGGGGGAGCAGCTCTGGCAGGGATACCGCGACGTGGATGGTGAAGACTTCTACATCATGGCCCGGCCTGTCGTGTTTTACGACGGCTGCATGCGTTGCCACGGCAACAAGGAAGATGCTCCGCAGGAACTGCTGGCACTGTATGGCGACAGGGGGTTCAACCATGTCCGCGATTCCATAGACGGCATAGACCTCGTAGGGCTTTCCGTCACCGACAGCGTTGCACGGCTGCAGCGCACAATTTTCGGCTACTTCGGATTCTTCGCCCTTGGGGCCATCGTCTTTTTCTCGGTGACCAATCTGCTCTTCAAGGTGCTTGTCATGAACAACATCAAGCGCCTTTCCGCCATGTTCCGCGACAACCTTGAAATCACGGGCGGCACCGAACTGCTGAACAAGCTGGTCGAACGCGACGAGATTGAGGAGCTGGAGGCAGGCATGCAGGAGCTGAACAGCCACCTGCTCGATGCCCGCCGCCAGCTTGAAGGATATGCGGAAAACCTGCGCAGCATGGTGGAGGACAGAACCCGCGAACTGTTGCAGGAAGCACAGGAGCGGCGCGCGGATGTCGAGCTTTTCGTGCACCTGCTTGCAGATATGCGCTCAAGCAACACCCGTGCGGACCTGTGGCACCTCACTCTGCCAGAAATCGGCAGACGGTTCGGTGCGGCAAGCGTTTCGTATGTGTGCACCTTTGCTTCGCAGCGACATTTTTCATGGCCGGAGCAGGACGTGTATCCAACCCTGCCTGACAACTGGGTGGATCTGCTGACTGAAAGCCGCACCTATCTCGGCAAGGATACCGCGATAATTCCTGTGGAATCCAGCGAGGGCAATGCCGAAGGCCTGCTGTGCATCCGGTGGAACGATCCCCGGGTGGCGCGGCGGCAGAACCATGAACTGCTTCAGGCTCTCGGACGGCAGCTGGGTATGGCGGCGGAGAACATGTCCGCCCTTGATAATCTCATGCGCCAGATGGGGGCGTTGCAGTCCATTGTTGAAGGGATAACCGATCCGCTCGTGCTCATGGATTCCGCCTACGGACTGGTTACGGCAAATCAGGCGGCGCGCGATCTGGCCAGCGAACTGTCGGGCGGCAGAATTACGGATGGCGCCTTGCTGGGACTGTTTGGCTGCACGTCCGCCAAGGGGGACTGCCATATAGCAGACACCCTTGCGAGCGGAAGGCCGCATGTGGAAGAGGTGATGCTGGATGGCGGACGCAGCTTTGCCCTGAACATGTATCCCATAGTGACGCCACCTTCCGTGCAGGATGCGGACGACCATCGCGGTCGTCTTCACGGCAGAATTGTCGTCTATGCACGCGAAATAACGCGTGAAAAGCGCATGCTTTCACAGATGCAGCAGAGCGAGAAAATGATCACCGTGGGCAAGCTGGCCGCAGGCCTTGCGCACGAGATCAACAACCCTCTCGGCGTTATCCTGTGTTATGCTGAACTGTTGCGCCAGAACCTTGGTGATGAGCAGCAACTGCAGGACCTTGATGTCATCCTGCGCCACACGCGGCAGGCGCAGCGGGTGCTCAAGGATCTGCTGAACTTTGCGCGGCCCAAGACCTCCTCCTACGGGGAGTGCGATGCAGGACGCGTTGCGGCGGCGCTGGCCGAAATTTTCTCCGTGCAGGCGGGCAAGAAGGGCGTAGCCATCATGACCAACGCCAAGCCCGGCAGACTGTTTGTGGCCATGGGTGAGAACGAGCTTGAGCAGGTGCTTTCCAACCTGTTGCTCAATGCTCTGGACGCAGTACCCGGTCGCAAGGGTGAGGTGTTCGTGGAAGTGCTGCCCGGCAACGGTGATGTCCGCATCCTTGTCAGAGACAACGGTTCCGGTGTGCCGGAGAACAACAGAAGCACAATTTTTGATCCCTTCTACACGACCAAGGCTCCCGGTGCAGGCACCGGACTCGGTCTTGCGATAGTATACGGTATGGTTACGGAAGCAGGCGGCACCATAGAAGTGGACAGGGATGCGCAGCTTGGCGGAGCCCGTTTTACGGTCATTCTGCCTGCGGCTCCCATCGATAATCTGCAGCAGGAAGTATAA
- a CDS encoding ABC transporter substrate-binding protein produces MKRFVVALFAVLIMATPALAEKTKVSFWHAMGGDRITLIKEMCDDFNKAHPDIEVTPEYKGSYRDTLNASILAFKQGKAPNIVHIFEVGSQLGVDAGIFMPFEDTIKPGDDAKLDDFVDGVANYYRIGGKFYSVPFNSSNPVLYYNKTLFKKAGLDPENPPKTFNEVIAASEKLKASGAAPYGITWPLHCWFVEQWMGNQGALLANNENGRAARATDILLDSEPMLKIMTWWKKMYDDKLFVYSGKVEDWDGANNLFISGQAAMLITSTSDITFMQKAAEENHFELGTGFLPVADGSENFGTIVGGASLWMTKGHSDKANDATKNFLLWFTNTANEVRWHKGTGYFPVRKSAVTELEKENWFEKNPAYAAAFKQLMATKPVRSTQGAMLGMFPELRNIVTDAVQSILNGADIKATMKDADARADKALERYNRSVK; encoded by the coding sequence ATGAAACGTTTTGTTGTTGCCCTGTTCGCCGTGCTTATCATGGCTACCCCGGCCCTGGCGGAAAAGACCAAGGTCTCCTTCTGGCACGCCATGGGCGGTGACCGCATAACTCTTATCAAGGAGATGTGCGACGATTTCAACAAGGCCCATCCCGACATCGAAGTAACGCCCGAATACAAGGGCAGCTACCGCGACACGCTGAATGCGTCCATTCTCGCATTCAAGCAGGGCAAGGCTCCCAACATCGTGCATATTTTTGAAGTGGGCAGCCAGCTTGGCGTGGATGCAGGCATCTTCATGCCCTTTGAAGACACCATCAAGCCCGGCGACGATGCCAAGCTTGACGACTTTGTGGACGGCGTAGCCAACTACTACCGCATCGGCGGCAAGTTCTACTCCGTGCCTTTCAACTCCTCCAACCCTGTTCTGTATTACAACAAGACCCTCTTCAAGAAGGCCGGTCTTGATCCTGAAAATCCCCCCAAGACCTTCAACGAAGTGATCGCCGCCTCTGAAAAGCTCAAGGCTTCCGGTGCTGCTCCCTACGGCATCACCTGGCCCCTGCATTGCTGGTTCGTGGAACAGTGGATGGGCAACCAGGGTGCGCTGCTGGCCAACAACGAAAACGGCCGTGCCGCCCGCGCCACCGACATCCTGCTCGACTCCGAGCCCATGCTCAAGATCATGACCTGGTGGAAGAAGATGTACGACGATAAACTCTTCGTCTACTCCGGCAAGGTTGAAGACTGGGACGGCGCGAACAACCTGTTCATCTCCGGTCAGGCTGCCATGCTCATCACCTCCACCTCCGACATCACCTTCATGCAGAAGGCCGCCGAAGAAAACCACTTTGAACTCGGCACCGGCTTCCTGCCCGTGGCTGACGGTTCCGAAAACTTCGGCACCATCGTGGGCGGCGCATCCCTGTGGATGACCAAGGGCCATTCCGACAAGGCCAACGATGCCACCAAGAACTTCCTGCTGTGGTTCACCAACACGGCAAACGAAGTGCGCTGGCACAAGGGCACCGGCTACTTCCCCGTACGCAAGTCCGCCGTGACCGAGCTTGAAAAGGAAAACTGGTTCGAAAAGAACCCTGCCTACGCAGCCGCCTTCAAGCAGCTTATGGCAACCAAGCCCGTGCGTTCCACGCAGGGCGCCATGCTCGGCATGTTCCCCGAACTGCGCAACATCGTGACTGACGCCGTGCAGAGCATTCTGAACGGTGCCGACATCAAGGCCACCATGAAGGATGCAGACGCCCGCGCCGACAAGGCACTGGAACGCTATAACCGTTCCGTGAAGTAA
- a CDS encoding protein phosphatase 2C domain-containing protein: MFTSSDHHAPTDRTDQISPTDRIGLADRTGRTDRIGQNDRTVSTGTPRDAAAGFSTVRVETVHEKGSGTFNEDALLTQHPLFAVFDGASSLSGQLHAGHSGAWWAANLARATFETCSHAGLSLRETALLANTAIGSRMERMGVDAENPLNRWSASMAAFRITGNTLEYVQTGDSLIMCITDDSFFLPAPYVHHDKETLCRWKELSEAGEQNVRQSLYEQICSVRTKMNRTYGVLNGEVQAADFLQYGHVPLAGIRQIVAFTDGLHLPTAHPEQGADFSTAAGILRTRGLRKLHEQIRTIECTDADCRLYPRFKQHDDIAAIAVHLA; this comes from the coding sequence ATGTTCACGTCCTCTGACCATCATGCCCCGACCGATCGGACCGATCAGATCAGCCCGACAGACCGGATCGGCCTAGCCGATCGGACCGGCCGGACAGACCGGATCGGCCAAAACGACCGTACCGTCAGCACAGGCACGCCCCGCGACGCAGCTGCCGGATTCTCGACTGTGCGCGTGGAAACCGTGCATGAAAAAGGGTCCGGCACCTTCAATGAAGATGCCTTACTGACCCAGCACCCTCTGTTTGCGGTCTTTGACGGAGCATCAAGCCTGAGCGGCCAGCTGCACGCGGGACACAGCGGAGCATGGTGGGCGGCCAACCTTGCGCGCGCGACCTTTGAAACCTGCTCGCACGCCGGTCTTTCCCTGCGGGAGACGGCCCTTCTGGCCAACACGGCCATAGGCAGCAGAATGGAACGGATGGGAGTGGATGCGGAGAACCCGCTGAACCGCTGGTCCGCAAGCATGGCGGCCTTTCGCATCACCGGTAATACGCTGGAGTACGTGCAGACAGGCGACAGCCTTATCATGTGCATCACCGACGACAGCTTTTTTCTGCCCGCCCCTTACGTGCACCACGACAAGGAAACGCTCTGCAGATGGAAGGAGCTGAGCGAGGCTGGCGAGCAGAATGTCCGGCAGTCTCTGTATGAACAGATATGCTCGGTACGGACCAAGATGAACCGCACCTACGGCGTGCTGAACGGCGAAGTGCAGGCAGCCGACTTTCTGCAATACGGCCATGTGCCGCTTGCGGGCATACGGCAGATTGTGGCTTTTACGGACGGCCTGCATCTGCCCACGGCGCATCCGGAACAGGGCGCAGACTTCAGCACAGCAGCAGGCATTCTGCGTACCCGCGGCCTGCGCAAGCTCCACGAACAGATCCGCACGATTGAATGCACGGATGCGGACTGCCGTCTCTATCCCCGCTTCAAACAGCACGACGACATCGCTGCCATTGCCGTTCACCTTGCCTGA
- a CDS encoding EAL and HDOD domain-containing protein produces the protein MFDRDGQVWGFELFFRHSADAGRAEFDNPAQASARVIADGFSMVRNWLPPNSRIMINVPEGLLKDNVMLALPADRCIPELVGAAEASPGLVKALQTLKEQGYMLAMDNYTGQTGIDELLGLMDVVKVDVSILQTSELYPLVSELRKWPVQVLATKVESKKMHSLCRSMGFALFQGYYFGRPEIFAGRKVSSAEMVKLDIVKELHGSYDVQRLADLIKKDVSLSYRLLRYVNSPSVGLRQSVRALDQALVMLGERVIRHWLMVVLLADLNPTPSAREVSFWSVQRARFLFLLAEEGLLTTYGPETMFLIGLFSRLDSLLGRSMSELVAELPLDGVIKDAYCGKKNFVRDVLDFLAALEEARWNASTEQANWLGIPLKRAAELSNDALQWTVSILDNAE, from the coding sequence GTGTTTGACCGCGACGGTCAGGTGTGGGGCTTTGAGCTCTTTTTCCGGCACAGCGCAGATGCCGGAAGGGCGGAGTTTGATAATCCTGCGCAGGCTTCCGCGCGGGTTATTGCCGATGGTTTCAGCATGGTCCGCAACTGGCTTCCGCCGAACTCCAGAATCATGATTAATGTCCCTGAAGGGCTGCTCAAGGATAACGTGATGCTGGCTTTGCCGGCAGACCGGTGTATTCCCGAACTGGTGGGAGCCGCCGAAGCCTCGCCGGGGCTTGTAAAGGCTCTGCAGACATTGAAGGAACAAGGCTACATGCTGGCCATGGATAATTACACCGGACAGACAGGTATTGATGAACTGCTGGGCCTTATGGATGTGGTGAAGGTAGATGTTTCCATTTTGCAGACCAGCGAACTCTATCCTCTGGTCAGCGAGCTGCGCAAGTGGCCCGTGCAGGTGCTGGCGACGAAGGTGGAAAGCAAGAAGATGCACTCGCTCTGCCGTTCCATGGGGTTTGCCCTGTTTCAGGGATACTATTTCGGCAGGCCCGAGATTTTTGCCGGTCGCAAGGTCTCTTCTGCAGAAATGGTGAAGCTTGATATCGTGAAAGAACTGCACGGTTCGTACGATGTTCAGCGGCTTGCGGACCTCATCAAGAAGGATGTGTCGTTAAGTTACCGGTTGCTTCGGTATGTGAATTCCCCATCTGTGGGGTTGCGGCAGTCTGTGCGTGCGCTGGATCAGGCGCTTGTGATGCTGGGCGAGCGGGTTATCCGCCACTGGCTCATGGTGGTGCTGCTGGCAGACCTTAACCCCACCCCCAGTGCGCGGGAGGTTTCGTTCTGGTCGGTGCAGCGGGCGCGCTTTCTGTTCCTGCTGGCCGAAGAGGGGCTGCTTACCACCTACGGACCGGAAACCATGTTTCTGATCGGCCTGTTCTCGCGCCTTGATTCCCTGCTCGGTCGTTCCATGTCTGAGCTGGTTGCCGAGCTGCCCCTCGATGGGGTCATCAAGGATGCGTACTGCGGGAAAAAGAATTTTGTCCGCGATGTGCTCGATTTTCTTGCCGCATTGGAAGAAGCCCGATGGAACGCTTCCACAGAGCAGGCGAACTGGCTGGGCATTCCCCTCAAACGTGCGGCAGAGCTTTCCAACGATGCGCTGCAGTGGACAGTGTCCATTCTGGATAATGCGGAGTAA
- a CDS encoding glycosyltransferase family 4 protein, which produces MKILHILSQRPEQTGSGVYITQMMRQARAAGHENALLAGVPDRFNPPAHEACATSFFVRFGKDLPHAVAGMSDVMPYPSVRFRDLSDAELNAYEACFAMRMQEAVNTFRPDIIHVNHLWLAASLARRLFPSHPVMASSHGSDLRQFRTNPHLRPRVLAGCRGLDAVCALHEMQRRDICELYGISPDKVHVTGAGYDEELFSCAVREPLPPVRICYAGKLSAAKGVPWLLRAVESLSGNVRLDLCGSGSGDEQAAILRHAEALGGRVVVHGNLNHQALAQVMQQAHIFVLPSMFEGLPLVMLEALACGCRLVSTRLPGVEEAFAGLPETVLRMVELPRLHGADTPVADDEPAFTAALADALCEMVRLTRAEEHPPVSGEVTAVLDRYTWRAVFKRVDICYTALVNKKTNIY; this is translated from the coding sequence GTGAAGATATTGCATATTCTTTCCCAGCGTCCCGAGCAGACGGGGAGCGGGGTCTATATTACGCAGATGATGCGTCAGGCACGCGCTGCAGGGCATGAGAATGCCCTGCTTGCGGGCGTGCCGGACAGATTCAATCCTCCTGCGCACGAAGCCTGCGCAACCTCCTTCTTTGTCCGCTTCGGGAAAGATCTGCCCCATGCCGTTGCCGGTATGAGCGATGTCATGCCCTATCCCTCGGTCCGGTTCCGCGACCTTTCTGATGCCGAACTGAACGCCTATGAAGCCTGCTTTGCCATGCGGATGCAGGAGGCCGTAAACACCTTCCGGCCGGACATCATCCATGTGAATCATCTGTGGCTGGCGGCTTCTCTTGCCCGCCGGCTCTTTCCCTCGCATCCCGTCATGGCGAGCAGCCACGGGTCCGACCTGCGGCAGTTCAGGACGAACCCGCATCTCCGCCCGCGCGTGCTGGCAGGGTGTCGCGGGCTTGATGCCGTGTGCGCCCTGCACGAAATGCAGCGCAGGGATATCTGCGAGCTTTACGGAATATCGCCGGACAAGGTGCACGTCACCGGTGCGGGGTACGACGAAGAGCTTTTCAGCTGTGCCGTCAGAGAGCCGCTGCCTCCGGTACGCATCTGCTATGCAGGCAAGCTTTCCGCAGCCAAGGGGGTGCCATGGCTGCTGCGCGCCGTCGAATCCCTTTCGGGCAATGTCAGGCTCGACCTGTGCGGATCTGGCAGCGGCGATGAACAGGCGGCCATTCTGCGTCATGCGGAAGCCCTGGGCGGCAGGGTGGTTGTGCACGGCAACCTGAACCATCAGGCGCTTGCGCAGGTTATGCAGCAGGCCCACATATTTGTTCTGCCTTCCATGTTCGAGGGCTTGCCCCTTGTCATGCTGGAGGCCCTTGCCTGCGGGTGCCGCCTTGTTTCCACACGGTTGCCGGGGGTGGAAGAGGCCTTTGCCGGACTGCCGGAAACCGTGCTCCGCATGGTGGAATTGCCGCGCCTGCACGGAGCGGATACCCCGGTTGCCGACGATGAACCGGCGTTTACCGCAGCTTTGGCAGACGCTCTTTGCGAAATGGTGCGCCTGACGCGTGCAGAAGAACATCCTCCTGTTTCAGGGGAGGTTACAGCTGTTTTGGACAGGTATACATGGCGGGCTGTGTTCAAGCGGGTGGATATTTGCTATACTGCACTCGTAAACAAAAAAACGAATATTTACTGA
- a CDS encoding carbohydrate ABC transporter permease, translated as MRKTKHLFTHLALVIVVSVVAAPVIMAILFSTQTPAQIYSYPPKFTFGTAMLENYASAWNQFHLGKYMLNSFIIAVAVTTGKTILAFTSALALVYFRFPLRSWVFIFILLTLMMPTEIMIVSLFEIVTGLGWGDSYAALIVPFLASATGTFLFRQHFLQIPSSLLDAARIDGAGPIRFAWSILLPMSSNVIAALTVIQFVYMWNQYLWPLIVIHDSSMQVVQVGLRMVFGGQDATNWGIVMAGAIITLMPALVTFMLLQEQFSRGFALSQEK; from the coding sequence ATGCGCAAAACCAAGCACCTGTTCACGCACCTTGCCCTTGTCATCGTCGTATCCGTTGTTGCGGCACCGGTCATCATGGCCATTCTCTTTTCCACCCAGACTCCGGCGCAGATATACAGCTATCCGCCCAAGTTCACCTTCGGCACGGCCATGCTGGAAAACTATGCATCCGCGTGGAACCAGTTCCATCTGGGCAAGTACATGCTTAATTCGTTCATCATCGCCGTTGCGGTCACTACGGGCAAAACCATCCTTGCCTTCACCTCTGCTCTGGCGCTGGTCTATTTCCGCTTTCCCCTGCGCAGCTGGGTGTTCATCTTCATTCTGCTCACCCTCATGATGCCTACGGAAATCATGATCGTTTCGCTGTTCGAAATCGTCACCGGCCTTGGCTGGGGCGACTCATACGCAGCACTCATTGTTCCCTTTCTCGCATCGGCCACCGGCACCTTCCTGTTCCGGCAGCATTTTCTGCAAATTCCGTCCTCTCTGCTTGATGCCGCACGCATAGACGGCGCAGGCCCCATCCGGTTCGCCTGGTCCATCCTGCTGCCCATGTCGTCCAACGTCATCGCGGCGCTTACGGTCATCCAGTTCGTGTATATGTGGAACCAGTACCTGTGGCCTCTCATTGTCATCCATGACAGTTCCATGCAGGTAGTTCAGGTGGGTCTGCGCATGGTCTTCGGCGGGCAGGATGCCACCAACTGGGGCATCGTCATGGCCGGTGCCATCATCACGCTCATGCCCGCGCTGGTGACCTTCATGCTGCTGCAGGAACAGTTCAGCCGCGGCTTTGCCCTGAGTCAGGAAAAGTAG
- a CDS encoding sigma-54-dependent transcriptional regulator, protein MTGSEIGLGILIVDDEKDFARGLMRLITGRFKNVRVEMANSARAALERLASGDFHLMMTDLRMPEMTGMELLHEAFKQQPDLCMVMLTAHGTIETAVEALKMGAYDFVTKPVEPDQLFHIVQKGLERCALLTENKRLRALVDSAAVGEMVGESPAMQRLRYAIQAVANSDYTVLVRGESGTGKEVVARLIHRMSPRAAKPFMAVNCPAIPEHLLESELFGHVKGAFTGADQDRKGLFAAADGGTLLLDEIGDISSNIQTKLLRVLQEGEIRPVGANLNIGVSTRVLASTNQDLEARIADRQFREDLYYRLNVLSVTVPALRDRMEDIPLLAHYFLRQACRDMALEEKEISPEVVAFLASKQWPGNVRELQSYIRRLVVFCTKDSVDMTLVSQVEQGTRSGNIVAGTAAIPGGMPEPYKEAKGRVTDEFTNRYVRDLLTATGGNISEAARVSGLSRVALQKILARLDIDAGSYK, encoded by the coding sequence ATGACTGGTTCCGAGATCGGGCTCGGCATTCTCATCGTCGATGACGAGAAGGATTTTGCACGCGGCCTCATGCGCCTGATAACCGGTCGTTTCAAGAATGTTCGCGTGGAGATGGCTAACAGCGCCCGTGCGGCACTTGAAAGACTTGCCAGCGGCGATTTTCACCTCATGATGACTGATTTGCGCATGCCGGAAATGACCGGCATGGAACTTCTGCACGAGGCGTTCAAACAGCAGCCGGATCTCTGCATGGTTATGCTGACTGCGCACGGTACTATTGAAACGGCTGTGGAAGCCCTGAAAATGGGTGCCTATGACTTCGTTACCAAGCCTGTGGAACCCGACCAGCTGTTCCATATCGTGCAGAAGGGCCTTGAGCGGTGCGCCCTGCTTACCGAAAACAAGCGCCTGCGGGCACTGGTTGATTCGGCTGCCGTAGGCGAGATGGTGGGTGAATCGCCTGCCATGCAGCGTCTGCGCTATGCCATTCAGGCCGTGGCCAATTCCGATTATACGGTGCTTGTCCGCGGCGAATCCGGCACGGGCAAGGAAGTGGTGGCCCGTCTCATACATCGCATGAGCCCCCGTGCGGCCAAACCTTTCATGGCGGTGAACTGTCCGGCCATTCCCGAGCATCTGCTGGAAAGCGAACTGTTCGGCCATGTGAAGGGTGCCTTTACCGGCGCGGATCAGGACCGCAAGGGCCTTTTTGCCGCTGCGGACGGCGGCACTCTGCTGCTGGACGAAATCGGCGATATTTCGTCGAATATCCAGACCAAGCTGCTGCGCGTGTTGCAGGAAGGCGAGATCCGCCCTGTGGGTGCCAACCTCAATATAGGCGTTTCCACACGCGTGCTTGCCTCCACCAATCAGGATCTTGAAGCCCGCATTGCGGACCGCCAGTTCCGCGAAGACCTCTACTACCGCCTGAATGTGCTTTCGGTCACCGTGCCTGCCCTGCGGGACCGGATGGAAGACATTCCCCTGCTTGCGCATTATTTCCTGCGTCAGGCCTGCCGCGACATGGCACTGGAAGAGAAGGAAATTTCTCCAGAGGTGGTGGCTTTTCTCGCCTCCAAGCAGTGGCCCGGCAACGTGCGCGAACTGCAGAGCTATATCCGCCGCCTTGTCGTGTTCTGCACAAAGGATTCCGTGGACATGACCCTTGTATCGCAGGTGGAGCAGGGTACCCGTTCAGGCAATATTGTCGCCGGAACGGCTGCGATTCCGGGCGGTATGCCCGAACCGTACAAGGAGGCAAAGGGGCGTGTGACTGACGAGTTTACCAACCGGTATGTGCGTGATCTGCTCACCGCAACGGGCGGTAATATCTCCGAGGCTGCCCGTGTCTCCGGTCTGTCGCGCGTTGCGCTGCAGAAAATACTTGCCCGGCTGGATATTGACGCGGGTTCGTATAAGTAA